In the genome of Microcoleus vaginatus PCC 9802, the window AAACCGTTACGGTATACTTCCAGACTTAAGTGTTTGACAATACCGGAATTTTCAATATTTTTGGCAATGGTGTACTGATTGCGAAACTGCACCAGTTCGCTGAAAGTGGGATACTCTGATTTGAGCAGTTTGATGACGACTGGTTGATTGTCTGATTCAGAAAAACCTCGGTAAACCAAGGTTCTAGAGCCTGAGTAGAGTTGTTCGATCGCCCGGTAGCCGGGAATTGATATCAGGGTCATAGTTACTATAGTAGATCTTAAAGGAAGAAGGCAAAAATCGATGGAGCGATGCAATTGGGGGCACTGGTTTCAGCGATTCAGAACGTACTTACCACCGCTCAGGTTGCTAAATCCTAGTAAGCTTTTAGTTTAAGGAATATAAAAAAGTTTGCGATCCTTAGTGATTAGTTTACTACAGCCCGCAAGGTTTAGGGAAGATTTGACAAAAAAACAATGATCGATAGCTAACCGATCGCGAATCACATCAATTGTGTTAAAAACCTTTGAAGCGCTTGCTTTGTAGGATCGATCGCCTGGTAAAGTCACATTTGGGATATTCAGGGTCCTGTTGGTTGAATTCCGGACAAATTTCTTGGTATATAGCTATTTTTTTATTGTCGGAAATAGAGTTAGGGAAATTTGCGTTTTGGTTCTTGACTACTGCTGCGAATTCCGGATATAGTTCGTCTTGCTCGACTCGCGGCTGGTCGTAGAAAGCTTTGATGGCTGGTAGCGATCGCCGGGGTGGCGTACCGCTATCTAAATCTTCGCTAAAAGCAATCCAGAGTTTGGTATCAACGCTGCTCATGTAGTCGATAAACTTGACAGCATTAGCCTGACAATCTTGATTGTTACATCGAGAAGAATTCACAGCTAAAGTATCAGCAAAAACCAATGGTTTAAGTTCCTGACCATAGGGAGCTGGTGTTGCAAAAAGAGGTAGCTTTTGGGTATCGGACAAGCGGATATAGAAAGACTTTTCCGAAAAGCCAATAAAGCTGCTGACCCCTGCTAAAAAGTCCTGGTATCCCGCGTTGGGATCTTGATTATAGTAGTTGTTGACACAGCTATTTGTACCATTGACTGCACATTCCGAAGACATTTCTACTAAAGTGTTCATTACCTGCGGAACGAGCGGTTTTTCCAAAGCTTCTGTCACTTGCTCAAACCCCAACAAGTCTGTATAGCCATCCAAATAAAAGCCGATCGCATTCCAGTCACTGTTAAAATTGGCAATTAATCGCGGTTTGACGGGTGGTTTGTGAGATAAATAATTAATTAATCCCGGCACTGATTTAACTTGCAAAATATCCCGGTCTCGCCCGAATAAAAAATATGAGCACAGCCAAGTAGGAAAACCGTAGAGTTAATTGTTGTAAGTTGATGCTTGTAGACCTACTTGCCAAAACTTGGAAGTTGATATTGCTTGGGAAGCTGGAAGAATCAAATGGTTATCCACTGCATCACCTAACATTAAGGTATCAAGTTCAACTAAATCCAATCCATTTTTACCCAGAATATTCGGTAAATTGCTGTAGGTATAGGTGTCATATTCTAAATCTTGAGTCATTACTGCATTGAGCAAAACCTGGGGATTTTTTTGTTGAAACTCATTAACAATCCGCTGTACCATCGGCTGAAAATTTGCTTCTGGTGTTGTCGGTAAATAGGGGTACAACAATACCGATAAAGTCTGCTGGGCTTGATCGGTGAAACATAAATAGCGATCCGGACTATTGGGGGTGACGTTCAGATTGTCAACATTGTATGCCGTACACTCCACGCGATCGACGTTTGCGTCGAGCAATCCTGTGGGTTGAGTGCAAGAGTTTGGCCGGAGGAGAGCAATATCCTCTGCATATTTTGCTTAACTGTGTTGCGAATACCACCAGAAGCATCACAAGTAATTGACTGGTTAGTAGAATTGTGAACGGAAATCTGACCTGCATTAGCAACTCCGGGAAACAGAGTTATTACTGCGATAGTTAATAAGATTGACAGTAGTCGAAAGAGGCTGTTTGTCATTAATTTATAGAGTAGAATAGATCTTTAATTACTAATGCGGTAGAGCCAGCGTTTTATAAAAATTTATTCATATTTTTATCTCAAACACAGCAGATGATACTAAATATCTTTTTTTAGAAGAGCAGCGATGGGTGAATAAAGCAAGAAGGAAAACAAACGAAACTTAATCCTTTTTCTTGAGAACAAGCAATGTAATGTCATCAAATACCTTTTGTTCTCCAATAAATTGTCGCAAATCATCAATGGCAGCTTCCTTAATTTGTTCGGCGCTCAAATGCCAGTTTTGAGAAACCACTTCACAGAGTCTTTCGATACCGTAGAATTTTTTATGTATGTTTCTAGCTTCGGGGATGCCGTCAGTATAAAGCACCACCCCGTCCCCAGGTTCTAATTCTACTAAAATATGGCTAATCCAATCGGAAATATCCTCATCTAACCCGAGCGGAAATCCTAAATTTATGGTGTCTATCCGCTGTATTTGACCACCTTTCCTAACCACAAGAGTTTCCTCATGTTGACCGCTGATACTAATTGTGCGATCCGCATAGTTGAGCAAAGCTAGTGTCATATTTTTGTCGGAATTCATGCGCTGGACATTTTTATAAAGAGTGCGGTTGAGGGTATCCAAAAAACGCACCGGGTTGGATTCTTGCATTTCCTGAAGAGTGCGGACAGCAGCTTGAGTCATCACCATCAAAATGCCGCTTTCTAATCCGTGCCCGGTGACATCACCAATGCAAATCGTGACAACCCCGTTAGTACAAAGTACGTCGTAGTAATCACCGCCTACTTCCGAGGCTGGCTCCATAAATCCGGCAATATCTAAATCTTCAATGGCTGCAAGTTCAGCAGGTTTTGGCAGAATCAACTGCTGCATGTGTTTGAGCATATCGAGCTCGGAGCTCATGCGGAGGTTTTCCGCTTTCAGACGCTGGTTGAGAGCAGCAATTTGTTTAGTGGCTGTGGCGAGTTCAGAGGTACGTTCTTTGACTTTATCTTCTAGCGTTTCAAAGGATTCTTGCAGTTGTCTCGCCATGCTGTTAAAGGAATTTGTTAAGGTTTCAATTTCCAAAATCCGGCTGGAATCAACGTTCTGGTTGAGAGCACCACCTGCTAGATATTCTGAAGCTTGAGCAATTTGATTCAAAGGGCGAGTAATCCAGCTAGCGGTGAAGATACCCACTCCGACAGAGACAATGAGAGCCACAATACACAGCCAAATGGTCTGGCGAGTGTTAGCATAAATTTGCGCCATAAAGTCCACTTCAGGAACTACTACTACACTCAGCCAATTGAGGCCGTACTTGTCAGTTAGCGGAGAAACTTGGATAAATTGCCGCTCACCGTTCAGCTTAAAGTCAAGTTGAACAGTTTGATTGATGTCTTCCAAATGCTTAAAGCGATCGAGCAGATAAACCACACTTTGACGCATCAGCGGGTTGCTGCTTTCCTGTGCTTTTATCCGCTTTGTATCTTTGCCTGTTCCAACCGAAAGAGGCTGTTCTTTAACCGAGGTTGCTATTAATTCACCCTGGGGTTCAATGATAAATACTTGACCGGAATTACCCACCCTTAAGGTTTGCAGGAAGTGGCGAATTTGATCTAGTCCCATCTGGCAAGTCAGGACGCCAATTAGTTTGCCCTTGGCATCGTAATAGGGTATACTCGCATTAATTTGCAGCGTACCGTAGCCAAAATTAATATAAACTTCACTCCAAGCTGCCTGTTTCTTCTCAACAACAACTCTGTAAAAAGGGCGCGTGCGAACGTCATAATTGGGCGTGGTTTTGTCAATTTTTGTCGGGTTTCCATCAGCGTCCAGGTTGTAAAATATCAAGTCGCCACTCCCGGGACTCAGTTGCTGGGCAAGCTGAGGTTGTTCAAGCCCAACCAGCCGATTTACCCAACCCACACGCAGATACTGACCTTTTTCGTTGGCAATTCCCGCGTAACCGATCGAATTAAATTGCAGAACTTGTTTCCAAAAATAGGGTCGAGCTTGCTCCAAATCGTCAAAGTTCAACACCCCCAGACGTAAAGCATCCTGATTGATCTGATTCACGAGTGGCGGATCTTCCAGATAGGTTTGGACACGTTCGTAAACTCTCGCACTCACTTCCTGCCGCAACTGATTAACAATATCGTTGACTATCTGCTCTCCGTTTC includes:
- a CDS encoding HAMP domain-containing protein; this translates as MVSEKSAIVSRSGKFRLRNVLVVPFVLQILAAVGCVGYLSYRNGEQIVNDIVNQLRQEVSARVYERVQTYLEDPPLVNQINQDALRLGVLNFDDLEQARPYFWKQVLQFNSIGYAGIANEKGQYLRVGWVNRLVGLEQPQLAQQLSPGSGDLIFYNLDADGNPTKIDKTTPNYDVRTRPFYRVVVEKKQAAWSEVYINFGYGTLQINASIPYYDAKGKLIGVLTCQMGLDQIRHFLQTLRVGNSGQVFIIEPQGELIATSVKEQPLSVGTGKDTKRIKAQESSNPLMRQSVVYLLDRFKHLEDINQTVQLDFKLNGERQFIQVSPLTDKYGLNWLSVVVVPEVDFMAQIYANTRQTIWLCIVALIVSVGVGIFTASWITRPLNQIAQASEYLAGGALNQNVDSSRILEIETLTNSFNSMARQLQESFETLEDKVKERTSELATATKQIAALNQRLKAENLRMSSELDMLKHMQQLILPKPAELAAIEDLDIAGFMEPASEVGGDYYDVLCTNGVVTICIGDVTGHGLESGILMVMTQAAVRTLQEMQESNPVRFLDTLNRTLYKNVQRMNSDKNMTLALLNYADRTISISGQHEETLVVRKGGQIQRIDTINLGFPLGLDEDISDWISHILVELEPGDGVVLYTDGIPEARNIHKKFYGIERLCEVVSQNWHLSAEQIKEAAIDDLRQFIGEQKVFDDITLLVLKKKD